From Aegilops tauschii subsp. strangulata cultivar AL8/78 chromosome 5, Aet v6.0, whole genome shotgun sequence:
CAATGCTTCAAAGATGCAGCAGTCTAGGCCTGTACCTAGAGAAGAAACTGAAGGCACTCTGCCAGATTCATCAATCATATTACAGGCATCCAGTTCTCAAGCTTCAGCACATACAACAACTACTACAAAATGGTGGCAACCTGACCATGAAGTTGCTGAAGATGAAAAGAGATAAAGAAAGGCAGATGATAGCCAGAAGAGATGAAGCACTAGAGGCAATGAATGAGATGGCAGAGAGGAGAGAAGAGTAggctgaagcaaagaggcatgaaATTGCTATCAGGAAAGCAGAGAAGGCAGCCAGAAGAAGAAGAGCGGCAAAAGAGAAGAAGGCTGAGGAAACAACAGCAAAGCTGGAAGCTTCAGCAGCAAGAAAAGCATCACTACAAGAAGAGAAGGAGGCCAGGGCAATTGATGCAATTGCAGCTAAGGCAGAGGCAGCAATAAAGAGAAGAGAAAGAAGCAAAGAGAGCTATTGCAGCACTGAAGAAAAAACAAGATCAAGAAGCAAAGAAGAAACGGCAAGAAGAGGCCAAGAGAAGAAGAGCTAAAGAGAAGAAGCAAGCAGGAGGGCCAAGTGGACATGTGCCCAAGAAGAAAAGAGTCAACATGTTTGATGAGTTCAGATGAAGCAGTGCTGTTGCACTTGTATTTCAGTGATTTTTTGGCAGAAACTTAAATCTGAGTGTTTGAAACTACTAGAGCTCAAATGTAGTTCATTCAGTGTCTCATTTCAAATGTACCACACATAAGtggttcattgagtaatttgatgcTTCTCTATCCACTAACATTAAGTAATTTGATGCAAACTGAACTTGATGCACACGGAATTTTTGCTTCTCTGCCCATTTTTGCTGAATTTCATGCACATTCAATTTTTATGACTGAATTTGTATTGCTGAATTTGATGCAAACTGAACATATGTACCAAATTTTGAttaaagaaaaaaaaatcaagcAAAAAAGTTTTGCCTGGGTCTCGAACCCAGGACCTGTGGTATTGAACGTTGGGGGCAATGCCAGTGGGGTAGTACTAGTGCTTTGATCAAGGGCAGGTACTAAACTAACTATTTAGTGGTTGCTAGTGGCCCAATGGCCCATGCCGATTCGGTTTCCTTCTTTGCTCTTTAAGCCCACCCACCCACCGCTCCACTCTCCACTCACCTCCAGTCCACAGTCCACCCACGTCGCCTCGGTTACCCTGCTACCAAACTCCCACTCCGCCGTCAAGAAATCCCCTGCCTCCAAGCACCACACTGCCGTCGACGGCTCGACGCCGTGGACAACAGCCTCGCCTGGCAGAGGCTCATTGACGACCTGGCAGACGACGACAAGGCCATGCTCGCCGACCTGAAGGAGATCGGGCAGTGGTTCCCCAGCATCAGAATGATGCATCACCACACGCGTGGCCTCCTCAAGGTCATGACCGAGGATGAGCTGGACCGCGCCATCACCGACCCCAAAGGTATCTCTCGGTGTCGGTCCTCTGTTTCGGGATGCAGGAGACTCGCTCCGATGACCCGCGGTAGCGCGCGCGGTAGTGGATGTATCGGTCCGCCACCACCCCGCGGTAGCTCGATCCGCATCGCGTTTCCTCCAGGATGGAGCGCGTCAAGGATGTCGAAGTGGTCGTCCCCGCACCTATCAACACGACGTACTGGGACCGCTTCCAGCCCGAGCTGCTGGTGTGCGATGACGTCTCCAACGCCGACTCGTTCGACTCAGAGTACGACTCCGACGACACCTCTGGCTACGACACCGACTCGTCCTAGTCGGCTGGCGGGGAGGAGCCGGAGGTGATTATCCTCTCTGACGACGAGCCGGAGGTCAAGGTGGCAGCGCCCGTCGTCCCCGAGCCGGAGGACCAGGTGGTGGTGCCCGTCGCCAGGGAGGGTGACAAGCATCGCCCCATCGACGTTGAGCTGCTTCCAGATGTTCCTGACATCGTCAAGtaggaggtggaggtggtcttGGGCCTGGAAGCACAGGTTGACGTTGCAGCACAGccagagaggaagaagaagaggaaggtgACAGTTGCCATGGAGGTTCGCCGCTCGGAGCGCCTGCAGAAGATGAAGAAGATGGCAGTTGCCAACATGAAGAAGACGCAGTTGCTGTTAGTTAGGTATGCTGAAATATACAAATTTTCAGCATATAAGTTATAAAATAGTGTAGTTTTGTTAGGTGTGCTTGTATATTAAGCACATAAGTTATTTCTAATTTTTGTTGCCAATGTTGAAGTACTATGTGTTGGctggttgttgaactatgtgctGTTGAACTAAGTGGTAGTCGAACTATGCTGTTGATGCAGTTTGAGATCTCCTGCTGTTTTATGTTTTATGTTCTCTGTTGATGTTGATGATCAATCCCAGTTGCTATATAAGGCTGTTGATGCTACTGTCTAGTTGCTATATAAGGCTGTTGATGCTGTCTTGCTGAACTAATTAAGTTGAACTAAGTaagtggcaatgatgaagtgctATAAAATAGTGTAGTTTATGCTATTGATGCTGTCTTGTTGATGCTGTCTTGTTGCTATATAAGGCAACAATCCAAAAGTGTGTTGTTGCTATATAAGGCAACAATCCAAAATAAGTTAACTGAATTTTGTCTGTTGATGCTACTGAAGTTAACTGAATTTTGTCAGCAAATTCAGTTAACTTGCTCAACAGCTTTGCCTTATGCATGCACATTTGGTCCACCAACTGGTTCAAGTTTGTACTTGCACACCCTGCAACTTGCATTATGCATGCACCTTTGGTCCACCAACACCACCAGAGCAACCACCAGATCCCCTTCTTTTTCCTCCTCTTCCACCAgatcttcatcttcatcctccATTTTCCTCCTCTATTTGACCTTCCTCTGCTCCTATTCCCCTGGTCTCCAGCAGCAACCATGGTGTCCTGGGATGATCTCCCAACCTCTTCTGAAGATGACTCGGTGACCAGCAAGGTTAGTCATGTCCTCCCCTCCCCGCAACTAGGGTTAAACAGCTTCTAGGGTTATACTTAACAAATgcaaatttttatttttttagccTCCTGCCACAATTTTCTGTAAAGAATGGACTGGCCCGGCCACAGATCTGCCTAGCTTTACATGTGAGCATGGATCTTTGTGTGAGAAGCATGTGGCTTTTCAATCAGTTGACAGTGGAAGAAGATTCCTGGCTTGTGCACACAAGGTTTGTAAAAATCCAGATAATAGTGCCATTTTAATTTCATTTCATCATTTGACAGTGGCAGGGTGGCTTTTATCTGAAGATTTACAGATAACTAAATAATGTCACTTAATGGAATCTTTGTTTGGATGATAGGAAGTACCTAAATGCACCTATGTGGAACAGATAGACCCTGAGTGGCCTGAAGCATTGAAGATGAGCCTATCTACCATATGGAGCATGTATGAAGAGGAGACAAAACAAAGGCTAACACAAAATGTGTTGAGTTTTGAAGAGAACTTGAAGATCATGGAAGAGAAGACAAAATGGAGAATGAGCTGAGACATTTCAAGCTTGCTTTTGCCAAGATGGTGGCTGAAAAGGAGCAGGCAATGAGCCAATTAGGCAACACACAAATTGCTCTGGCTGATCTGAAGGAAGAGCTTGAGAAGAAGAAGAGCACTAAAAAATCAATAACAAACATTCATCAGGTATTCAGGGCTAAGGCAGAGAAAGAGAGGGACCAAGTCATGCAGGAGAGGGATCAATTGAAGCAAGAGAAGAGAAAGCTTGAGTACATGATTGGTGACTTATTCAAACACAAAGAGGAGACCAAGGAGAAGATAAGGAAGCTTAAGGAGATGCTGAATGGTTTTGACTGAACTTATCTTGTTCTTGTCCCTGTGTAAACTGAATTTGTCTAAGTATGTTGTGAAATGGATTTGGTTGTCAACTGAATTTATCTTGCCTGTGAACTGAATGTTAAGTGCATCGGATTTGGTTCTCAATGTAATATGTTGTGAAATGATTAGAATTGAATCGACATGCTGTGTTGCTGTTTAAATAAAGAAGTAACCTAACAACATTGGTACAtatttgataacccacaagtataggggatcgcaacagttttcaagggtagagtattcaacccaaatttattgattcgactcaaggggagccaaagaatattctcaagtattagcagttgagttgtcaattcaaccacacctgaaagacttaatatctgcagcaaagtatttagtagcaaagtagtatggaagtagcagtaacggtggcaaaagtaacagtagcagtttttgtagcaatcgtaacagtggcaacggaaaagtaactaagcaaagatcaatatgtgaaaagctcgtaggcaatggatcaatgatggataattatgtcggatgtgattcctcatgcaacagttacaacatagggtgacatagaactagctccagttcatcaatgtaatataggcatgtattccgaatatagtcatacgtgcttatggaaaagaacttgcatgtcatcttttgtcctaccctcccgtggcagtggggtcctattggaaaccaagggatattaaggcctccttttaatagagtaccggaccaaagcattaacacttagtgaatacatgaactcctcaaactatggtcatcaccgggagtggtcccgattattgtcacttcggggttgccggatcataacacatagtaggtgactattgacttgcaagataggatcaagaactcacatatattcatgaaaacataataggttcagatgaaatcatggcactcgggccctagtgacaagctttaagcatagcaaagtcatagcaacatcaatcttagaacataatggatactagggatcaaaccctaacaaaactaactcgattacatggtaaatctcatccaacccatcaccgtccagcaagcctacgatgagattactcacgcacagcggtgagcatcatgaaattggtgatggaggatgggtgatgatgatggcgacggattcccctctcgggagccccgaacggactccagatcagccctcccgaggaagattagggcttggcgggggctccatatcgtaaaacgcgatgaatccttctctctgatttttttctccccgaacgtgaatatatggagttggagttgaggtcggtggagtcccagggggcccacgaggcagggggcgtgccctggggggcgccctgcaccctcgtggacagggtatgggccccctgatgctgattctttcg
This genomic window contains:
- the LOC120963921 gene encoding uncharacterized protein; the protein is MVSWDDLPTSSEDDSVTSKPPATIFCKEWTGPATDLPSFTCEHGSLCEKHVAFQSVDSGRRFLACAHKEVPKCTYVEQIDPEWPEALKMSLSTIWSMYEEETKQRLTQNVLSFEENLKIMEEKTKWRMS